The nucleotide window ATGATTGTGTATGACTTCGCTAGCGAGAAATACTAAAATTTCCCCTAGCGATAGCGAGTCATGCTTGTATTTCTCTGCAAGGTCGGCGCACTGGCCTAGTAGTTTGTCGTGTATCTTGCAGTGATTTTCTGAATCTTCGTAATTTGCCGATAAGAATGTTTCAGATTCGTCTCTGAAGTGTTCTTTGACATGCTCAATAAGTGCATTAATCAGGTTTAAGCAGTGTTCTTTTGATTCTCCTGCAATTATAGCGGAAAGTAGTCTGTTGGATAATTGAAAAAGGTGATGGTGTTGGGAGTCAATGGTTTTGTTGCCAGATTCGTAGCGT belongs to Desulfovibrio sp. TomC and includes:
- a CDS encoding bacteriohemerythrin, which produces DEALYRAKNLGRNRVEYYIDPEDIYFSPSKLYQTGLIHLQWSKRYESGNKTIDSQHHHLFQLSNRLLSAIIAGESKEHCLNLINALIEHVKEHFRDESETFLSANYEDSENHCKIHDKLLGQCADLAEKYKHDSLSLGEILVFLASEVIHNHMIIEDKKFFKCI